A window from Vibrio cortegadensis encodes these proteins:
- a CDS encoding gamma carbonic anhydrase family protein — protein sequence MSHIRCYKDKRPVIGERVYIDTSSVLVGDIVIGDDSSIWPLVAARGDVNHIHIGQRTNIQDGSVLHVTHKNDENPDGFPLLIGNDVTIGHKVMLHGCTIHDRVLVGMGAIVLDGVIIEKEVMIGAGSLVPPNKTLESGHLYVGSPVKKARPLSDKERAFLQKSSDNYVQNKNDYLTQVQVIETI from the coding sequence ATGAGCCATATTCGCTGTTATAAAGATAAAAGACCTGTAATCGGAGAACGCGTCTATATAGATACAAGTTCAGTACTAGTGGGAGATATTGTTATTGGCGATGATTCGAGTATCTGGCCACTTGTTGCAGCTCGAGGGGATGTTAATCATATCCACATAGGTCAACGAACCAATATTCAGGATGGCAGTGTATTACACGTCACTCATAAAAATGATGAAAACCCAGATGGTTTCCCTCTTCTTATTGGGAATGATGTAACGATTGGGCATAAAGTGATGCTACACGGTTGCACCATTCATGATCGAGTGTTGGTGGGAATGGGGGCGATAGTATTAGATGGCGTGATAATAGAGAAAGAGGTAATGATTGGGGCTGGTAGTTTAGTTCCCCCAAATAAAACACTAGAGAGTGGTCACCTATATGTGGGCAGCCCAGTCAAAAAAGCCCGTCCTTTATCAGATAAAGAACGAGCTTTCTTACAAAAATCATCGGATAACTACGTACAGAACAAAAATGACTATTTAACTCAGGTTCAGGTCATCGAAACTATTTAA
- a CDS encoding DUF1488 family protein, with amino-acid sequence MNQSILFADIQTWDQHKSVVTFPAQQAGALIECSISLEMIERLSGISVDGERQALQAFSSIRFDVEELAEELIDNEEFNEKGEIELK; translated from the coding sequence ATGAATCAATCAATTCTCTTTGCTGATATACAAACATGGGATCAGCATAAATCCGTTGTTACTTTTCCTGCTCAACAAGCGGGAGCTCTGATTGAATGTTCGATTTCTCTTGAGATGATTGAAAGATTGTCGGGAATATCAGTCGATGGGGAACGGCAAGCCCTTCAAGCTTTCTCTAGTATACGTTTCGATGTTGAAGAGCTTGCGGAAGAGTTAATTGATAATGAAGAATTCAACGAAAAGGGAGAGATCGAACTTAAATAG
- the aroE gene encoding shikimate dehydrogenase has translation MAQQTDQYVVFGNPIGHSKSPFIHTLFARQTNQNLTYSTCLAPADGFKDAAMAFFEHGGKGCNITVPFKEDAYQFADRLTERAKLAGAVNTLKKLDDGDVIGDNTDGEGLVQDLLQNQVRLEGARILLIGAGGAARGVIKPLLDHNPAHITVTNRTFSKAQELAGIFEAYGSIRAKSMESINAPFDIIINSTSASLDGQLPAISESILSSNSVCYDMMYGKGNTCFNQWAIQNSVSQTYDGLGMLVGQAAESFMLWRGLRPGARQVLRELRKNLEGM, from the coding sequence ATGGCCCAACAAACCGATCAGTACGTTGTGTTTGGTAACCCTATTGGACATAGCAAATCACCTTTCATTCATACTCTTTTTGCAAGGCAAACCAATCAGAACTTAACTTATAGCACCTGCTTAGCACCTGCTGATGGTTTTAAAGATGCAGCGATGGCATTTTTTGAGCATGGAGGTAAAGGTTGCAATATTACCGTGCCGTTTAAAGAAGATGCGTACCAGTTTGCCGATCGCTTAACGGAGCGCGCTAAACTTGCAGGTGCGGTGAACACTTTAAAAAAGCTCGACGATGGTGATGTTATTGGTGATAACACCGATGGTGAAGGCCTGGTTCAAGATCTCCTTCAAAATCAAGTTAGGTTGGAAGGCGCTCGAATCTTATTGATTGGGGCTGGTGGTGCGGCACGCGGTGTGATTAAGCCATTGCTGGATCATAACCCGGCTCATATTACAGTAACCAACCGAACTTTTTCTAAAGCTCAAGAGCTGGCGGGTATATTTGAAGCTTACGGTTCTATTCGTGCTAAAAGTATGGAATCGATAAATGCTCCATTTGATATCATCATCAACTCAACCTCGGCAAGCCTTGATGGTCAATTGCCTGCAATTAGCGAATCCATATTATCATCGAATTCTGTTTGCTATGACATGATGTATGGCAAAGGGAATACCTGTTTTAATCAATGGGCAATTCAAAATAGCGTGAGCCAAACTTATGATGGTTTAGGGATGCTCGTTGGCCAAGCAGCAGAAAGTTTTATGTTGTGGCGAGGTCTTCGTCCTGGAGCGCGACAGGTATTACGTGAATTGCGTAAAAATTTAGAAGGTATGTAA
- the hemF gene encoding oxygen-dependent coproporphyrinogen oxidase, protein MSAIDKQAVKQFLLALQDSICQQLEQADGKALFVEDAWQRTPDEKLGGGGRSRVMKDGAVFEQGGVNFSHVFGHEMPGSATAHRPELAGRKFEAMGVSLVMHPKNPYVPTSHANVRFFIAEKEGEAPIWWFGGGFDLTPFYPFEEDCQHWHNTAKEICAPFGADVYQLHKEWCDKYFFLPHRDETRGVGGLFFDDLNEWGFESSFAYMRAVGENYTHAYLPIVKRRQNTEYSERERHFQLYRRGRYVEFNLVYDRGTLFGLQSGGRTESILMSMPPLARWEYSYNPEDGSPEADLYLNYLKPREW, encoded by the coding sequence ATGTCAGCGATAGATAAACAAGCCGTAAAACAGTTTCTGTTGGCCCTTCAAGATAGTATTTGTCAACAATTAGAGCAGGCTGATGGCAAAGCATTATTCGTAGAAGATGCATGGCAACGAACGCCAGATGAGAAGCTTGGTGGAGGTGGTCGTAGTCGTGTTATGAAAGATGGTGCGGTTTTCGAACAAGGTGGCGTAAACTTTTCTCATGTTTTTGGTCACGAAATGCCAGGATCTGCGACAGCGCACCGTCCTGAATTGGCAGGGCGAAAATTTGAGGCGATGGGAGTATCCCTTGTGATGCATCCTAAGAACCCTTATGTACCCACCTCTCATGCCAATGTTCGATTTTTTATTGCAGAAAAAGAGGGCGAAGCGCCTATTTGGTGGTTCGGTGGCGGTTTTGACCTAACGCCTTTTTATCCTTTCGAAGAAGATTGCCAACACTGGCACAATACCGCGAAAGAGATCTGTGCGCCTTTTGGAGCGGATGTTTATCAGCTGCATAAAGAGTGGTGTGATAAATACTTTTTCTTACCACATAGAGATGAAACGCGTGGGGTTGGTGGCCTTTTCTTTGATGATTTGAATGAGTGGGGTTTTGAATCTTCTTTTGCTTATATGCGAGCGGTTGGTGAAAATTATACCCATGCGTATTTACCAATCGTAAAACGTCGACAAAATACGGAATACAGTGAGCGAGAGCGTCATTTCCAACTTTATCGTCGTGGACGTTATGTGGAATTTAATCTTGTTTATGATAGAGGCACCTTATTTGGGTTACAAAGCGGTGGTAGAACAGAATCCATACTCATGTCTATGCCACCATTAGCTCGTTGGGAATATAGCTATAACCCAGAAGATGGCTCTCCAGAAGCCGATCTTTACCTGAACTATTTGAAACCGAGAGAATGGTAA
- a CDS encoding L-threonylcarbamoyladenylate synthase — protein MDNFEQALLALKQGEVIAYPTEGVFGVGCDPDNNEAIDKLLALKQRPVEKGLILIAANYSQLLPYIDESQLTAAQLKEVKSTWPGPVTWIMPTSDKVSSSLCGQFDSIAVRVTDHPLVQKMCHAFGKPLTSTSANLTGHPPCMTTQEVEEQLGDKLVAVLHGETGGREKPSEIRDAKTSRILRQG, from the coding sequence ATGGATAATTTTGAGCAGGCGCTACTGGCATTAAAGCAAGGTGAAGTTATTGCTTACCCAACTGAAGGGGTATTTGGCGTTGGGTGCGATCCTGACAATAATGAAGCGATAGATAAATTGTTAGCGTTAAAGCAACGCCCGGTTGAAAAAGGGTTGATCTTGATTGCTGCGAATTATAGCCAGCTTTTACCTTATATTGATGAAAGCCAGTTAACGGCAGCACAACTTAAGGAAGTGAAATCGACATGGCCTGGACCTGTCACTTGGATAATGCCGACCAGCGATAAAGTATCTTCATCACTCTGTGGGCAGTTTGATTCTATTGCTGTACGTGTGACCGACCATCCTTTGGTTCAAAAAATGTGTCATGCCTTTGGTAAGCCGCTTACCTCAACAAGTGCAAATTTAACGGGTCACCCTCCATGTATGACGACTCAAGAAGTAGAAGAGCAATTAGGTGATAAGTTAGTTGCGGTGTTGCATGGAGAAACGGGTGGACGAGAGAAGCCTAGTGAAATTCGAGACGCGAAAACGTCACGTATATTAAGACAAGGATAA
- the purE gene encoding 5-(carboxyamino)imidazole ribonucleotide mutase → MKVGIIMGSKSDWPTMKLAAEMLDQFGIAYETKVVSAHRTPQLLAEYASSAKDRGIKVIIAGAGGAAHLPGMAAAFTSLPVLGVPVQSRALKGMDSLLSIVQMPKGIAVGTLAIGEAGAANAGLLAAQILGTSDESVMEKVEAFRQQQTETILDNPNPAED, encoded by the coding sequence ATGAAAGTCGGGATTATTATGGGTTCTAAATCAGATTGGCCAACCATGAAACTGGCCGCAGAAATGCTTGATCAATTTGGCATCGCATACGAGACAAAAGTGGTTTCAGCTCACCGAACTCCTCAGCTTCTCGCTGAATATGCTTCAAGTGCCAAAGATCGCGGTATAAAAGTGATCATCGCTGGAGCTGGCGGCGCAGCGCACCTTCCTGGTATGGCAGCCGCTTTTACTAGCCTTCCTGTATTAGGCGTTCCTGTTCAATCTCGTGCTCTTAAAGGCATGGACTCACTACTTTCTATTGTTCAAATGCCAAAAGGTATTGCAGTCGGCACTCTCGCGATTGGCGAAGCTGGCGCGGCAAATGCAGGATTACTTGCCGCACAAATTCTAGGCACCAGTGATGAGAGTGTAATGGAAAAAGTGGAAGCGTTCCGTCAACAACAAACAGAAACTATTTTAGATAACCCAAACCCAGCTGAGGACTAA